From Sphingomonas nostoxanthinifaciens, a single genomic window includes:
- a CDS encoding NAD(P)/FAD-dependent oxidoreductase, which yields MKEAIIVGGGLAGGAAATLLAQAGRPVLLLEREAEPVDKVCGEFLSIEAQHHLARLGLDLDHLGATRIGTLRVAFGRRTVETPLPFVARGLTRKRLDSALLDRAANAGARIERGFTVRSIAPGRIDTSRGELRSDLLLLASGKHEVRGAGRDVAGCDAGYVGFKTYWRLPRRARTGLDGQIDVILFDGGYAGLQMVEGEVANLCLLIEKSRLAALGGNWAGVLDALLREPHAAALLGDAEQCSPKPLTIAGVPYGFLHRADPAETAFRLGDQAAVIPSFCGEGMAIALHSAAVAAAVIGEGARAADHHAILRRDFQRRLRLSIALQRAGQKTWSRELVLKTLRLWPGVAKHIIALTRIPSDPTDGRHHGLSPRR from the coding sequence GTGAAGGAGGCAATCATCGTCGGCGGCGGCCTCGCCGGGGGCGCCGCCGCGACGTTGCTCGCGCAGGCCGGGCGTCCCGTCCTCTTGTTAGAACGCGAGGCCGAGCCGGTCGACAAGGTCTGCGGCGAATTCCTGTCGATCGAGGCGCAGCACCATCTGGCGCGGCTGGGCCTCGACCTCGACCATCTCGGGGCGACGCGGATCGGCACATTGCGGGTCGCCTTCGGCCGGCGGACGGTCGAGACGCCGCTCCCCTTCGTCGCGCGCGGCCTGACGCGCAAACGGCTCGACAGCGCCCTGCTCGACCGGGCGGCCAACGCCGGCGCGCGGATCGAGCGCGGCTTCACGGTTCGCTCGATCGCACCGGGCCGCATCGACACGTCGCGAGGCGAGCTACGGTCGGACCTGTTGCTCCTCGCCAGCGGCAAGCACGAAGTGCGCGGTGCGGGCCGCGACGTCGCCGGTTGCGACGCCGGCTATGTCGGCTTCAAGACCTATTGGCGCCTGCCACGGCGCGCGCGGACGGGCCTCGACGGCCAGATCGACGTGATCCTGTTCGATGGCGGTTATGCCGGCCTGCAGATGGTCGAGGGCGAGGTCGCGAACCTCTGCCTGCTGATCGAGAAAAGCCGCCTGGCCGCGCTCGGCGGCAATTGGGCGGGCGTGCTGGACGCGCTGCTGCGCGAGCCGCACGCCGCCGCGCTCCTCGGCGATGCCGAGCAATGTTCGCCGAAGCCGCTGACGATCGCAGGCGTGCCCTACGGCTTCCTGCATCGCGCCGATCCGGCGGAGACGGCGTTCCGGCTGGGGGATCAGGCGGCGGTGATCCCGTCCTTCTGCGGCGAGGGCATGGCGATCGCGCTGCATAGCGCCGCTGTGGCTGCAGCCGTCATCGGAGAGGGCGCGCGCGCTGCCGATCATCATGCGATCCTGCGGCGCGACTTCCAGCGGCGGCTGCGCCTCTCGATCGCGCTGCAACGCGCCGGCCAGAAAACCTGGTCGCGCGAACTAGTGCTGAAAACGCTGCGGCTCTGGCCGGGCGTGGCGAAGCACATCATCGCCCTTACCCGGATACCGAGCGATCCGACCGACGGCCGACATCACGGCCTCTCGCCGCGCCGATAG
- a CDS encoding methyltransferase domain-containing protein, producing the protein MTRLAVRSTQPEQMDADDLPAETFAAVIADLAQVNTVTMARPPTLAFVARALRDVPLDAPITILDVGFGDGDMLRALARKFRGRTGLRLLGCDINPRSAPAARARTPDDLPIDYVTGDAFAIDPATPIDLVISSLVTHHMADDEIVRFLRWMEARAIRGWFVNDLHRNLIAQQGFRLLAWVARWHPIVRHDGALSVARSFTRADWQRLIAQAGLDRATVRLRWHLPFRWCLGRLR; encoded by the coding sequence GTGACGCGCCTCGCCGTCCGTTCGACCCAGCCTGAGCAGATGGATGCCGACGATCTGCCGGCGGAGACCTTCGCCGCCGTCATCGCCGATCTCGCGCAGGTCAACACGGTGACAATGGCGCGGCCGCCGACGCTGGCCTTCGTCGCACGCGCGCTCCGCGACGTGCCGCTCGACGCGCCCATCACCATTCTCGACGTCGGTTTCGGCGACGGCGACATGCTGCGCGCGCTGGCCCGCAAATTCCGGGGACGGACGGGACTGCGGCTGCTCGGCTGCGACATCAACCCGCGCAGCGCGCCGGCCGCCCGCGCCCGGACGCCGGATGATCTGCCGATCGACTATGTCACCGGCGACGCCTTCGCGATCGATCCCGCAACGCCGATCGATCTCGTCATCTCCTCGCTCGTCACCCACCATATGGCCGACGACGAGATCGTCCGCTTCCTCCGCTGGATGGAGGCGCGCGCGATCCGAGGCTGGTTCGTCAACGATCTCCACCGTAACCTGATCGCGCAGCAGGGGTTTCGACTGCTGGCATGGGTCGCGCGATGGCACCCGATCGTCCGTCACGACGGCGCGCTCTCGGTCGCGCGCAGCTTCACCCGCGCGGACTGGCAGCGGCTGATCGCGCAGGCGGGGCTCGACCGGGCCACCGTCCGGCTCCGCTGGCATCTGCCGTTCCGCTGGTGCCTCGGGCGGCTGCGGTGA
- a CDS encoding type III polyketide synthase: protein MTAVAHINRIGTAVPPHQVHQAFVEYVAGTIADAKRRQVFERMVARAGIERRFSFLEPIRLPDGQFTDRDGFYGLGDWPGTADRMTRYERWAPELAFEAIGTLALSDAERAGITHLVVASCTGFMAPGLDQIIMAGIGLDPGVERTMVGFMGCYAAVNALRVAHHIVRSTPAARVLVVNVELCSLHFQRTDDLERMLSMLLFGDGCAATLVTAEPHGIALRDFRAATIKDTAGSITWRIADQGFDMHLDGEVPGHIGRAIAAELADGAADGLLRGQAPADYDLWAVHAGGRSILDAVEQGFALAPDALAWSRDVLRTFGNMSSATLMFVLAAMLRAADDRDRSGFALAFGPGLAAESFRFTRLAAP, encoded by the coding sequence ATGACCGCCGTCGCGCACATCAACCGCATCGGCACGGCGGTGCCGCCGCATCAGGTGCACCAAGCATTCGTGGAGTATGTCGCCGGCACGATCGCCGATGCCAAGCGCCGCCAGGTGTTCGAGCGGATGGTCGCACGCGCCGGGATCGAGCGCCGCTTCTCGTTTCTCGAGCCGATCCGATTGCCCGACGGGCAATTCACCGATCGGGATGGCTTTTACGGCCTCGGCGACTGGCCGGGCACCGCCGACCGGATGACGCGCTACGAACGCTGGGCGCCCGAACTGGCATTCGAGGCGATCGGCACGCTCGCACTGAGCGACGCGGAACGCGCCGGGATCACGCACCTCGTCGTCGCCTCGTGCACCGGCTTCATGGCGCCGGGGCTGGACCAGATCATCATGGCGGGGATCGGGCTCGATCCCGGCGTCGAGCGGACGATGGTCGGCTTCATGGGCTGTTATGCGGCGGTCAACGCGCTGCGGGTCGCGCATCATATCGTCCGCTCGACGCCCGCGGCGCGCGTCCTCGTCGTCAATGTCGAGCTTTGCTCGCTGCACTTCCAGCGCACCGACGATCTCGAACGCATGCTGTCGATGCTGCTGTTCGGCGACGGCTGCGCCGCCACGCTGGTGACGGCCGAGCCGCACGGCATCGCGCTCCGCGATTTCCGCGCGGCGACAATAAAGGACACCGCCGGTTCGATCACGTGGCGGATCGCCGATCAGGGCTTCGACATGCATCTGGATGGCGAGGTTCCCGGCCATATCGGCCGCGCGATCGCCGCCGAGCTTGCCGATGGTGCCGCCGATGGGCTGCTGCGCGGGCAGGCGCCGGCCGATTACGACCTCTGGGCGGTCCATGCCGGCGGGCGATCGATCCTCGACGCGGTCGAACAGGGGTTCGCGCTCGCGCCCGACGCGCTCGCCTGGTCGCGCGACGTGCTGCGCACCTTCGGCAACATGTCGTCGGCGACCCTGATGTTCGTGCTGGCGGCGATGCTGCGCGCGGCCGACGATCGCGATCGATCGGGCTTCGCGCTCGCCTTCGGGCCGGGGCTGGCCGCCGAAAGCTTCCGCTTCACCCGGCTGGCCGCCCCGTGA
- a CDS encoding beta-ketoacyl-[acyl-carrier-protein] synthase family protein: protein MTIRVAITGMGCVSGLGQGVDATWARAVDGDGAIAPFALPRGETARMTGPAAPVTALDPSAIEARFDRRVLGQLDPLSRFVVVAATEAIDAAGLIGDPVLDTRTAIMIGCGSGGNETSDSGYRRLYERGQTKVHPQTIPTAMISAPASQLAMLFGVHGPALTIASACASSAHAIGEAMHMIRAGRADVVIAGGGEACLTLGSWVAWASLGAMANDNCRPFSIDRQGLVLGEGAAVLVLEAWDRAVARGATIHGELIGYGATSDAAHITMPDQTGIEAAIRAAHADAGLALDVPVLISSHGTGTRLNDATEAAALRAVYGEALGESLVIATKSAHGHLIGGSGALEFVLGLRALVAGVAPPILNHRGADPACDIPLALAATPIGYDHLVSNSFAFGGLNAVLIGGRA, encoded by the coding sequence TTGACCATCCGCGTCGCGATTACAGGGATGGGGTGCGTCAGCGGGCTGGGCCAGGGGGTCGACGCGACCTGGGCGCGCGCCGTCGATGGCGACGGAGCGATCGCCCCCTTCGCGCTGCCGCGCGGTGAAACGGCGCGGATGACGGGTCCGGCAGCGCCCGTCACCGCGCTCGATCCGTCCGCGATCGAAGCCCGGTTCGACCGCCGCGTGCTGGGCCAGCTCGATCCGCTTTCGCGCTTCGTCGTGGTCGCGGCGACCGAGGCGATAGACGCGGCCGGCCTGATCGGCGATCCGGTGCTCGATACGCGGACGGCGATCATGATCGGCTGCGGCAGCGGCGGCAACGAGACCTCCGACAGCGGCTATCGCCGGCTCTACGAGCGCGGCCAGACGAAGGTGCATCCGCAGACGATCCCGACCGCGATGATCTCGGCGCCCGCCAGCCAGCTCGCGATGCTGTTCGGCGTGCATGGCCCCGCGCTGACGATCGCCAGCGCCTGCGCCTCGTCCGCCCACGCGATCGGCGAGGCGATGCACATGATCCGCGCCGGTCGCGCCGATGTCGTGATCGCCGGCGGCGGAGAGGCCTGCCTGACGCTGGGATCGTGGGTCGCCTGGGCATCCTTGGGGGCAATGGCCAACGACAACTGCCGCCCCTTCTCGATCGACCGGCAGGGCCTCGTGCTGGGCGAAGGCGCGGCCGTTTTGGTGCTCGAGGCATGGGACCGGGCGGTCGCGCGCGGCGCCACGATCCATGGCGAATTGATCGGCTATGGTGCGACGAGCGACGCCGCGCACATCACGATGCCCGATCAGACGGGAATCGAGGCGGCGATCCGCGCCGCGCATGCCGATGCCGGGCTCGCGCTCGATGTGCCTGTGCTAATCTCCAGCCACGGCACCGGCACGAGACTCAACGACGCGACCGAGGCGGCCGCTCTGCGGGCGGTCTACGGCGAAGCGCTAGGCGAGAGCCTCGTCATCGCGACCAAGTCGGCGCACGGCCACCTGATCGGCGGATCGGGCGCGCTGGAATTCGTGCTCGGGCTGCGCGCGCTCGTGGCCGGCGTGGCGCCGCCGATCCTCAACCATCGCGGGGCGGATCCGGCGTGCGACATTCCGCTGGCGCTCGCCGCGACGCCGATCGGCTACGACCATCTCGTCTCGAACAGCTTCGCCTTTGGCGGGCTTAACGCGGTGCTGATCGGCGGCCGGGCATGA
- a CDS encoding acyl carrier protein, producing MPPARDEIVAIIAQEARIDEAKLVPDATLASLDIASLDVVSVLFAIEDRYGVEIQAEDVASAETLGQFVDIIMAKVAAV from the coding sequence ATGCCGCCAGCACGCGACGAGATCGTTGCCATCATCGCGCAGGAGGCACGGATCGACGAGGCCAAGCTGGTTCCCGATGCGACGCTCGCCTCGCTCGACATCGCCTCGCTCGACGTGGTGAGCGTGCTGTTCGCGATCGAGGACCGTTATGGCGTCGAGATCCAGGCCGAGGACGTGGCGTCGGCCGAAACGCTCGGCCAGTTCGTCGACATCATCATGGCGAAGGTCGCGGCGGTTTGA
- a CDS encoding YncE family protein, translating into MLSRPVLIALGAAAFAIFPATASPYHPVAVTPLPEMPEGDFDQLAADVPHNRLYVSAEAGAAMYVFDLRSGALVRRGGPVGSPHKVAIDIARQHLFVADGADGSVKILDPDLGLVARVEVGPKPDTGLLDPRRHIFYVSSRDPAPGATGSLVTTISTENFAILARYAVPATTLKGLILDEQSRRLFVSARDKDGIATISLDDGTVSISSPAGLHRNVPLAFDPASGHLFVGSRAPGMLNVVDTRTQTVTQTLPSTETSDSVSFDRGAGILYLSGDTGMSRYAVDKQGHASLLETDPSLSGKTSLYVPANHRIYVMRRKDKDAPAALQVFDVLK; encoded by the coding sequence ATGCTTTCTCGACCGGTTCTGATCGCTCTCGGCGCTGCGGCCTTCGCAATTTTCCCCGCCACGGCGTCGCCATACCATCCGGTGGCCGTCACGCCGCTGCCGGAAATGCCGGAAGGCGATTTCGACCAGCTTGCCGCCGACGTGCCGCATAACCGCCTCTATGTGTCGGCCGAGGCCGGCGCGGCGATGTACGTCTTCGATCTGCGATCGGGCGCGCTGGTGCGTCGCGGAGGCCCGGTCGGATCGCCGCACAAGGTCGCGATCGACATCGCACGACAGCATCTGTTCGTCGCCGACGGAGCCGACGGATCGGTGAAGATCCTCGACCCCGATCTCGGCCTCGTCGCGCGGGTCGAGGTCGGTCCCAAGCCCGATACCGGCCTGCTCGATCCGCGCCGTCACATCTTCTATGTCAGCAGCCGCGACCCGGCACCGGGCGCGACCGGATCGCTCGTCACGACGATCTCGACCGAAAACTTCGCGATCCTCGCGCGCTACGCCGTGCCGGCGACCACGCTCAAGGGGCTGATCCTCGACGAGCAATCGCGGCGGCTGTTCGTCAGCGCGCGGGACAAGGACGGTATTGCCACGATCAGCCTCGACGATGGCACCGTCTCGATCTCGTCGCCCGCGGGGCTGCATCGCAACGTGCCGCTGGCATTCGATCCGGCCAGCGGCCACCTGTTCGTCGGGTCGCGCGCTCCGGGCATGCTCAACGTCGTCGACACCCGTACCCAGACAGTGACGCAGACATTGCCCAGCACCGAGACGTCCGACAGTGTGTCGTTCGATCGCGGCGCCGGCATTCTCTACCTTTCGGGCGACACCGGCATGAGCCGCTACGCCGTGGACAAGCAGGGCCATGCGAGCCTGCTGGAAACCGATCCGTCGCTGTCGGGCAAGACCTCGCTCTACGTGCCGGCCAACCACCGCATCTATGTCATGCGGCGCAAGGACAAGGATGCGCCCGCGGCATTGCAGGTCTTCGATGTCCTGAAATAG
- a CDS encoding response regulator transcription factor — protein MRIFVAEDDHDTAELIGRVLVGEGHEVEVARTGEGAAVRLVCESFDVAILDRMLPGKDGMTVLAEVRGAGMPLPILMLTALGSIANRVEGLEAGADDYLTKPFAISELIARVNALQRRAAGGLGVPTRLQVGPIHMDILRREVAIGGRAVPLQPRELRLLEELMRNPGRVMTRAMLLEKVWGLHFEPQTNLVETHMSRLRSKLGFAGVKDLIETVRGSGYRLKAEA, from the coding sequence ATGCGGATATTTGTTGCGGAAGACGACCACGACACGGCCGAACTGATCGGTCGGGTGTTGGTCGGCGAGGGCCATGAGGTCGAGGTCGCGCGCACCGGCGAGGGCGCCGCGGTGCGCCTGGTGTGCGAAAGCTTCGACGTGGCGATCCTCGATCGCATGCTCCCCGGCAAGGATGGGATGACGGTGCTTGCCGAAGTCCGCGGAGCCGGCATGCCCCTGCCGATCCTGATGCTCACCGCGCTGGGAAGCATCGCCAATCGGGTCGAGGGGCTGGAGGCTGGCGCCGACGATTATCTGACCAAGCCGTTCGCGATATCCGAACTGATCGCACGGGTGAACGCGCTGCAGCGCCGGGCGGCCGGCGGGCTGGGCGTGCCGACGCGGCTGCAGGTCGGGCCGATCCACATGGACATCCTTCGCCGCGAAGTCGCGATCGGCGGTCGCGCCGTCCCGCTCCAGCCGCGTGAACTGCGCCTGCTCGAGGAGCTGATGCGCAATCCGGGCCGCGTGATGACCCGCGCGATGTTGCTGGAGAAGGTCTGGGGGCTTCATTTCGAGCCGCAGACCAACCTCGTCGAAACGCATATGAGCCGGCTGCGCTCGAAGCTCGGCTTCGCCGGCGTCAAGGATCTCATCGAGACCGTTCGCGGATCGGGTTACCGGCTGAAGGCCGAAGCATAA
- a CDS encoding HAMP domain-containing sensor histidine kinase, whose amino-acid sequence MARSAALRIALAYSLAFALAIALLGVTVYWTAHHALRGQLDDRISAEMSSLISEYRQEGEAGLRDVIARRETARATNDMGYGLFARDGRRIAGAIPAGPPTRGWQTLAMHDLSDDADPARALAVDIAPGRRLVVAADWDALDRTDHLILSLLAAALAATILIGTGGAILLANFIRRRLAIIAGTAEGIMAGDLSQRIPLGPRNDEFDRLAALLNAMLDRITALLENLKQVSSDLAHDLRQPLTRLRNQLEQGLESGQSERSLERAIEQTDQVLGLFGSLLRLSEIEAGKLRQAFGNVDLGRLAADLGESYCPAIEDGGRAFVADVEETPPLAGDRELLSQALINLLDNAQIHTPPGTAIRLKVETLPDRIRITLSDDGPGVAPEDRVRIVGRFTRLDASRHVPGHGLGLSLVSAIATIHGGSLRFEDNHPGLAAILEFPR is encoded by the coding sequence GTGGCGCGCAGTGCCGCTCTTCGGATCGCGCTGGCCTATTCGCTTGCGTTCGCGCTGGCGATCGCGCTGCTGGGCGTGACCGTCTATTGGACGGCGCATCACGCGTTGCGCGGGCAACTCGACGATCGGATCTCCGCCGAGATGAGTTCGCTCATCAGCGAATATCGGCAGGAGGGGGAGGCTGGCCTCCGCGACGTGATCGCCCGGCGCGAGACCGCGCGGGCGACCAACGACATGGGATATGGTCTGTTCGCCCGCGATGGGCGGCGCATCGCCGGCGCCATCCCCGCCGGCCCGCCGACGCGGGGATGGCAGACGCTGGCGATGCACGATCTTTCGGACGATGCCGATCCCGCGCGTGCGCTCGCGGTCGATATTGCGCCGGGGCGGCGGCTGGTGGTCGCGGCCGATTGGGATGCGCTCGACCGCACCGACCATCTGATCCTGTCGCTGCTGGCGGCTGCGCTTGCCGCGACGATCCTGATCGGGACAGGAGGCGCTATCCTGCTCGCCAACTTCATCCGTCGGCGCCTCGCGATCATCGCCGGGACGGCCGAGGGCATCATGGCGGGCGATCTCAGCCAGCGCATTCCGCTCGGACCGCGCAACGATGAGTTCGATCGGCTCGCGGCCCTGCTGAACGCGATGCTCGATCGCATCACCGCTTTGCTCGAAAACCTGAAGCAGGTGTCGAGCGATCTGGCGCACGACCTGCGCCAGCCGCTCACCCGGTTGCGCAATCAGCTGGAGCAGGGGCTGGAATCGGGGCAGAGCGAACGCTCGCTGGAACGGGCGATCGAACAGACCGATCAGGTGCTCGGCCTGTTCGGGTCGCTGCTGCGCTTGTCGGAGATCGAGGCGGGCAAGCTGCGGCAGGCCTTCGGCAACGTCGATCTCGGTCGACTCGCTGCCGATCTCGGCGAAAGTTATTGTCCCGCGATCGAGGATGGCGGCCGGGCATTCGTAGCCGACGTCGAGGAGACGCCGCCCCTCGCCGGCGATCGCGAACTGTTGTCGCAGGCGCTCATCAATCTGCTCGACAATGCGCAGATCCATACACCGCCCGGCACGGCGATCCGGCTGAAGGTCGAGACGCTTCCCGACCGGATCCGCATCACGCTGAGCGACGACGGACCCGGCGTCGCGCCCGAGGATCGCGTGCGGATCGTCGGCCGCTTTACCCGGCTCGATGCGAGCCGGCACGTTCCCGGCCACGGCCTGGGGCTCAGCCTCGTTTCCGCCATCGCGACGATCCATGGCGGATCGCTGCGGTTTGAGGACAACCATCCCGGCCTTGCCGCGATTTTGGAGTTTCCGCGATGA
- a CDS encoding TolC family protein: MKRAALPLALALAGCQHYASAPLAVVPPLASSPAQLAGADTNGPLDLDAVVRLALLNNPDLKAARAKRGLATAGLIQAGILPNPSLSAAFLPLVSGVGVAPAWSVGLTQDLKSLITYSSKRRAAKDVSGQAAADLLWQEWQVAGQARQLAVDLIGARAQRPVADRLYTIIAARNAAAQKALASGDLTLVTAAPTVAALQAARTNRDAVDQRLLDLQHRLDALLGLSPDIVLDLVPQPVLPLFDPATIQAGLATLPSRRPDLLALRLGYAAQEEAMRQAILSQFPDLILGGSTTSDSSRVVNVGPEGSIGLPIFDRGQGTIAIARATREQLAAEYAARLATAAGEVGAQLAEMDQLRQQLAIAERDLPAARLAADRATAARGQSAIEEFAFIDLINTRFTKEQEVMTLRLSLLDRQIALQTLLGAGLPQVDVLPMTLPVGARP, translated from the coding sequence ATGAAGCGCGCCGCGCTGCCGCTCGCGCTCGCGTTGGCCGGGTGCCAGCATTACGCCTCCGCGCCGCTGGCGGTCGTGCCGCCGCTGGCATCGTCGCCCGCCCAACTCGCCGGGGCCGACACCAACGGACCGCTCGATCTGGACGCGGTCGTCCGGCTGGCGCTGCTCAACAATCCGGATCTCAAGGCGGCGCGTGCCAAGCGCGGGCTGGCGACGGCCGGACTGATCCAGGCGGGCATCCTGCCCAATCCGTCGCTGTCTGCGGCCTTCCTGCCGTTGGTGTCGGGCGTCGGCGTGGCTCCGGCATGGAGCGTCGGCCTCACGCAGGATCTCAAGTCGCTGATCACCTACTCGTCCAAGCGGCGCGCCGCGAAGGACGTGTCCGGCCAAGCTGCCGCGGATCTGTTGTGGCAGGAATGGCAGGTCGCCGGCCAGGCGCGCCAACTCGCCGTCGACCTGATCGGCGCGCGGGCGCAACGGCCGGTGGCGGACCGCCTCTATACGATCATCGCCGCGCGCAACGCCGCCGCGCAGAAGGCTCTCGCGTCGGGCGATCTCACCTTGGTCACGGCGGCGCCCACGGTCGCGGCCCTGCAGGCGGCACGAACCAACCGCGATGCGGTCGATCAGCGGCTGCTGGATCTGCAGCACCGGCTGGACGCTTTGCTGGGGTTGTCACCCGATATCGTGCTCGATCTCGTCCCGCAGCCGGTATTGCCGCTGTTCGATCCCGCGACGATCCAGGCCGGACTGGCCACCCTGCCGTCGCGGCGACCCGATCTGCTCGCGCTGCGGCTGGGCTATGCCGCGCAGGAGGAAGCGATGCGTCAGGCGATCCTCAGCCAGTTCCCCGATCTGATCCTCGGTGGTTCGACCACCAGCGACTCCAGCCGCGTGGTCAATGTCGGGCCGGAGGGCTCGATCGGCCTGCCGATCTTCGATCGCGGCCAGGGCACAATCGCGATCGCCCGCGCCACGCGCGAGCAACTCGCCGCCGAATATGCCGCCCGGCTGGCGACCGCCGCCGGCGAGGTGGGCGCCCAGCTCGCCGAGATGGACCAGCTGCGCCAGCAACTCGCCATCGCCGAACGCGACCTGCCCGCTGCGCGCCTTGCCGCCGATCGCGCCACCGCGGCGCGCGGCCAGTCCGCGATCGAAGAGTTCGCTTTCATCGATCTCATCAACACCCGCTTCACGAAGGAACAGGAGGTCATGACGCTGCGGCTGTCATTGTTGGATCGTCAGATCGCGCTGCAAACCCTGCTCGGCGCCGGCCTGCCGCAGGTGGACGTGCTGCCGATGACGCTGCCGGTGGGGGCGCGGCCATGA
- a CDS encoding efflux RND transporter periplasmic adaptor subunit, whose protein sequence is MKRLSPALFLALAACGSASDPVATPSTAVSTVAPQQGDVTRWVSAYGSATPASNGTITLSVPQAGQVVKLAVSPGNTVHAGQPIVIFALAPSAQASFESASTLVATAKAQRATTARLLDQQLATRDQLAQADKALADAQAALAAAQREGAGQAMQTLRAPFDGIVTTIPVAQGDRTQPSALLATVARKGGIIVTIGLDPTERAVRVGQPARLRPLDGGAPIDGHVLRIDGQLNATTHLIDVDLTFPAGALLPGQALKADIAAGSMKGWIVPHAAVVTDENGAHVFQVAGGKARAVEVTVVQTAADRDVVTGKIDASQPLIVDGAYQVEEGGAVRRSK, encoded by the coding sequence ATGAAGCGTCTTTCGCCTGCACTCTTTCTGGCGCTTGCAGCATGCGGCAGCGCGAGCGACCCGGTCGCCACGCCCAGCACCGCCGTGTCCACCGTCGCGCCGCAGCAGGGCGATGTCACGCGGTGGGTGAGCGCCTATGGCTCCGCAACGCCCGCGTCGAACGGCACGATCACGCTCAGCGTGCCGCAGGCCGGACAGGTCGTGAAGCTGGCCGTCTCGCCGGGCAACACGGTCCATGCCGGACAGCCGATCGTGATATTCGCGCTCGCCCCGTCGGCGCAGGCGAGCTTTGAAAGCGCATCGACCCTCGTCGCGACGGCGAAGGCGCAGCGCGCGACCACCGCCCGGCTGCTCGACCAGCAGCTCGCCACGCGCGATCAGCTGGCGCAGGCGGACAAGGCGCTGGCCGATGCGCAGGCGGCGCTGGCCGCGGCCCAGCGCGAAGGCGCCGGCCAGGCCATGCAGACGCTGCGTGCGCCGTTCGACGGCATCGTCACCACCATTCCGGTCGCGCAGGGCGATCGCACCCAGCCGAGCGCACTGCTGGCGACGGTGGCGCGCAAGGGCGGCATCATCGTCACGATCGGGCTCGACCCGACCGAACGCGCCGTCCGCGTCGGCCAGCCGGCGCGGCTGCGGCCGCTGGATGGCGGCGCGCCGATCGACGGCCATGTGCTGCGGATCGACGGCCAGCTCAACGCGACGACGCATCTGATCGACGTCGACCTCACCTTCCCGGCAGGCGCCTTGCTGCCGGGCCAGGCGCTGAAGGCCGATATCGCCGCCGGCAGCATGAAAGGGTGGATCGTGCCGCATGCGGCGGTCGTCACCGACGAGAACGGCGCGCATGTCTTCCAGGTGGCGGGCGGCAAGGCGCGCGCCGTCGAGGTGACGGTGGTGCAGACCGCCGCGGATCGTGACGTGGTGACCGGCAAGATCGACGCATCGCAGCCGCTGATCGTCGATGGTGCCTATCAGGTCGAGGAGGGCGGGGCCGTCCGCCGGAGCAAGTGA